A genomic region of Lycorma delicatula isolate Av1 chromosome 4, ASM4794821v1, whole genome shotgun sequence contains the following coding sequences:
- the LOC142323007 gene encoding uncharacterized protein LOC142323007, producing the protein MKKENNMKKILTNEKRKKYFKKSNDESIRKIKTNKDNRFDIFKNNINNKNKHIKSNTDTSSKESNYKKNNVAYNKIKNNYREKSKSSEDNSKTNTENERKGIENYNYMRYYYTRNRNTLLTGRRRLFIKNNRVPYRFRRYKYYRGRRRYRNRPHFQSRPKIIINKNKPESERSIKFKNKDLSIEIKKNKNQSLEVGKKIKETSLKKENKVKSNKRIQRINKKKNYNISNLHFTGKKKRKEKINDKHIENGSFMNKNSDYKSDYIQNKKNFDQYEEKTSIEGISQFSTGAKEENHFPGSENSEFIKKKIIPISNDNITKEDKKKQFKIRNSHEEINRKDTITQEKTIKRLLNSHKDLEYTDSENKILIKKKKILKNQISPQSLDKISIEQINIKSKISSKKNMQISEQISHERQNKNINMETKENYYESGDIKNEISKEKYSKDITDEDYINSIKSAKENNKFYKKQNTGIDSFEHYNINHLQYQNEDIQKKKSKEINKKFNSNKMYSNENDYDSCHENQLSDKSHHYNRQEYRKNVSGQYNSKLTSDKKQINFEDHNKEMAQTGEGNENDDDIHNRVEEDIQNDYHENSDTESYREGDEDINGEGGERGADQNGLIENPHYIEEGQNGNNKHDFKYESTEIPCEEPQFIEEFNTENPQNYMNEQQHKKQGNLYNDDKQLEQTPVTQTENTVGDKKDDEDGDDYNYDYNEPEEEINSADDKPLFPNWYPKPPRNFFDRLFGPKPSTTTVKPSSSSSSSSSSSSKEKEKRNQNDYNNEQEEREMRNYYSEDEQNNNENKQQTVTEQPNEQQYDGTNQGSPVPPTEMYNYPLMEQQSTLPFPEYYENIEFIQTSTKPEILNDNYDTFEQYLANDDYKEDSIYNDNDEFTTEENNHYYYNHNNETNEKLKNSSYEEIFSYNHLTEFYNSSENTTITLDYNNTESTTDQYNNTSYEQNKTIQITDYPLFIDENTDSSAQEITSNFYTDTNQTDVKL; encoded by the coding sequence atgaaaaaagaaaacaatatgaaaaaaatattaacaaatgaaaaaagaaaaaaatattttaaaaaatcaaatgatgaaagtattagaaaaataaaaactaacaaagacAATAGgttcgatatttttaaaaataatattaataataaaaataaacatataaaatctaaTACAGATACATCATCAAAagaaagtaattacaaaaaaaataatgttgcatacaataaaataaaaaataattatagagaaaaatcaaaaagttcTGAAGACAATTCTAAAACCAAtactgaaaatgaaagaaaaggtatagaaaattataattatatgagaTATTACTATACTAGAAATAGAAATACATTATTGACTGGTCGTAGaagattgtttattaaaaataatagagtgCCATATAGATTTAGACGTTATAAATATTATAGGGGAAGAAGAAGATATAGAAATAGACCACATTTTCAATCACggccaaaaataataatcaataaaaataaaccggAATCAGAGcgcagtataaaatttaaaaataaagatttatcgattgaaattaaaaaaaataaaaatcaatcattagaagttggtaaaaaaattaaagaaacttcattgaaaaaagaaaacaaagttaaaagtaataaaaggattcaaagaataaataaaaagaaaaattataatatatcaaatttacattttacaggaaaaaagaaaagaaaagaaaaaattaatgataaacacATAGAAAATGGAagtttcatgaataaaaattctGACTATAAGAGCGACtatatacaaaataagaaaaattttgatcaaTATGAAGAGAAAACATCTATTGAAGGCATTAGTCAGTTTTCTACAGGTGCAAAGGAAGAAAATCATTTTCCAGGAAGTGAAAATTCtgaattcattaagaaaaaaataataccaatttcaaatgataatattacaaaagaagataaaaagaaacaatttaaaattagaaatagtcATGAAGAAATAAACAGGAAAGATACAATAAcacaagaaaaaacaataaaaagattacttaataGTCACAAGGACTTAGAATATActgattctgaaaataaaattctcataaagaaaaagaaaattctaaaaaatcaaatatcacCTCAAAGTTTAGACAAAATATCTATAgagcaaataaatataaagagtaaaataagtagtaaaaaaaatatgcaaatctCAGAACAGATATCACATGAgagacaaaacaaaaacataaatatggaGACCAAAGAGAATTACTATGAGTCTGGAGACATAAAGAAtgaaatatcaaaagaaaaatattctaaggACATCACCGATGAAGATTATATTAACAGTATAAAAAGtgcaaaagaaaataacaaattttataaaaaacaaaatacaggaATTGATAGTTTTGAACATTACAATATAAATCATTTGCAATATCAAAATGAGGATatacaaaagaagaaaagtaaagaaattaataaaaagtttaatagtaataaaatgtacAGCAATGAAAATGATTATGATTCATGTCATGAAAATCAACTGTCTGATAAAAGTCACCATTACAACCGACAAGAATACAGGAAAAATGTAAGTGGGCAATACAATTCAAAATTAACTtctgataaaaaacaaattaattttgaggATCACAATAAAGAAATGGCTCAAACTGGAGAAGGAAATGAAAACGATGATGATATTCATAACAGAGTGGAAGAAGATATTCAAAATGATTATCATGAAAATTCAGATACAGAAAGCTATAGAGAGGGAGATGAAGATATTAATGGAGAAGGAGGAGAAAGAGGGGCAGATCAAAATGGATTAATAGAAAATCCACATTATATAGAAGAAGGACAAAATGGAAATAACAAACatgattttaaatatgaaagtacGGAAATACCCTGTGAAGAGCCACAATTTATTGAAGAATTTAACACTGAAAACCCTCAAAATTATATGAATGAACAgcaacataaaaaacaaggtaATTTATATAATGATGATAAACAATTAGAGCAAACCCCTGTAACACAAACAGAAAATACAGTGGGTGATAAAAAAGATGATGAGGATGGTGATGATTATAACTACGATTATAACGAAccagaagaagaaataaattctgCAGATGACAAACCTTTATTTCCAAATTGGTACCCAAAAcctccaagaaatttttttgatagatTATTTGGACCAAAACCATCAACAACTACGGTTaaaccatcatcatcatcatcatcatcatcatcatcatcatcaaaagaaaaagaaaaaagaaatcaaaatgattataataatgagCAGGAAGAAAGAGAAATGAGAAATTATTACAGTGAAGATGAACaaaacaacaatgaaaacaaacaacAGACAGTAACAGAACAACCAAATGAACAACAGTATGATGGTACAAACCAGGGATCTCCTGTTCCACCAACAGAAATGTATAATTATCCACTTATGGAACAACAATCTACGTTACCATTTCCTGAATATTATGAAAACATTGAATTTATACAGACATCAACAAAACcagaaatattaaatgataattatgataCATTTGAACAGTATTTAGCTAATGATGATTATAAAGAAGATtctatatataatgataatgatgaatttacaacagaagaaaataatcattattattataaccataataatgagacaaatgaaaaactaaaaaattcatcatacgaagaaatattttcttataatcatctgactgaattttataattcatctGAAAATACAACAATTACTTTAGATTATAATAACACTGAAAGTACTACAgatcaatataataatacatcatatgaacaaaataaaacaattcagatAACAGATTACCCATTATTTATAGATGAAAATACTGATTCCAGTGCCCAGGAAATTACCTCTAATTTTTATACAGATACTAATCAAACCGatgttaagttataa